A portion of the Corynebacterium ammoniagenes DSM 20306 genome contains these proteins:
- a CDS encoding alpha-(1->3)-arabinofuranosyltransferase domain-containing protein gives MAFVQPFGLIAADTKHDLAANPLGFLTGAFSVYSDNFTLGQLQNQAYGYLFPQGSFFLLTDFLPDWVAQRLWWTIVLGVGYSGFVVLARKVYPTSMPWLVLGGVVYAFSPRALTTLTAISSETWPVMLAPWVIAPFVVQRISWRHIAAAIVPVACMGAINATATLAACLPAAIALIYRKQFKALGMWLVGCALVSAWWIGPLLILGKYAPAFTDYIESAFVTTRWLNLPEILRGTTSWSTFVETERQAGSLLTSEPLFVLATCAVAAVGLAGLCRLPKVWTAMLLIGIAILGIKFGIYLDFLDGAGAFMRNLHKFDPLVRIPLSLGVVVAVHKLATRQMAAAVLVVLVVLTSTAPAWSARLLPTGAYEEVPQYWQDAADFINDNAENTRTLIAPQTSFARQDWGWTRDEPAQPLVETPLAFRDAIPLIPSEAIRGLDGIMDILRYDPTEGAKALQRLGIGAVLYRHDLDNSFTEFDPHELPGHVHTFGEVDVVLLDKQPDMLISDDEPVTVAGGGEVLALLDMLGTPGPRRLVEENAEIVTDTPALVDRNFGTLDGAASAQMAPEDPTTSNNAARDYPSAGPLTTVDEGAVHLSAESSASDASAFGGANPARSLTAASDGNPETAWWPAPGHTGWVELEGEFPTPSITLTATEDTEVIIHGADGANVKVSLKADTPRTIAVPGGPTTQIRVELTKRVGIAEIAEASRVVKVPDTSPNVQQFIFQRLFLDTGIIIREFTAPRGMTVTLDADRAEVLIDDTLYSPGDTLTLDKGTHRLETRAQWVSLSASPPHSEYAATGNEIAAADHERILNTGRAFNAGLRGFIGDVEVDAVEVDAASQAFVIPAGVEGTFRMEHEANGLYRAWLIIGGAVGIATAMACAWTGRLRGEPAHLDMARPWLLGMVVLTAINWVFGLVAVAMWAVVRWTNFKPEYLSPALMLMTGAMLARAPWPSESYAGDSVFVGALAAAAVACLFLPRK, from the coding sequence ATGGCTTTTGTGCAGCCATTTGGCTTAATCGCTGCCGATACTAAACATGATTTAGCCGCCAACCCACTGGGGTTTTTAACCGGCGCATTTTCGGTCTACTCGGATAATTTCACGCTCGGCCAGCTACAAAACCAAGCCTACGGCTATCTTTTCCCCCAAGGCTCCTTCTTTCTTCTCACCGACTTTTTACCCGATTGGGTTGCCCAGCGCCTGTGGTGGACAATAGTTCTCGGCGTTGGCTATTCCGGCTTCGTTGTTCTGGCCCGCAAGGTTTATCCCACCTCGATGCCGTGGCTGGTACTCGGCGGAGTGGTTTATGCTTTTAGCCCGCGCGCGCTGACGACGCTCACGGCGATTTCCTCGGAGACCTGGCCGGTGATGCTCGCGCCCTGGGTTATCGCGCCCTTTGTTGTGCAGCGAATTTCCTGGCGCCATATTGCGGCGGCCATTGTCCCCGTCGCGTGCATGGGCGCTATTAACGCCACCGCGACTTTGGCGGCATGTCTTCCCGCGGCCATCGCGCTGATCTATCGCAAACAATTCAAAGCACTCGGGATGTGGCTTGTAGGCTGCGCGCTGGTCAGCGCCTGGTGGATTGGCCCGCTGCTGATCCTTGGCAAATACGCACCCGCTTTTACCGACTATATTGAGTCTGCGTTTGTGACCACCCGCTGGTTAAACCTGCCGGAAATCCTCCGCGGCACCACCAGCTGGTCCACCTTTGTCGAAACCGAGCGCCAAGCCGGCTCCTTGCTGACTTCCGAACCGCTGTTTGTCCTTGCCACCTGCGCGGTCGCAGCCGTCGGTCTCGCGGGTCTGTGCCGCTTGCCCAAAGTATGGACCGCGATGTTGCTTATCGGCATCGCCATTTTGGGCATCAAGTTCGGAATCTACCTCGACTTCCTCGACGGCGCCGGCGCCTTTATGCGCAACCTGCACAAATTCGACCCCCTGGTGCGCATCCCGCTCAGCCTGGGTGTGGTCGTAGCCGTGCACAAACTCGCCACACGCCAGATGGCCGCAGCGGTGCTGGTGGTCTTGGTGGTGCTCACCAGCACCGCACCTGCGTGGTCGGCTCGTTTGCTACCCACCGGTGCGTATGAAGAAGTCCCGCAGTACTGGCAGGACGCGGCCGATTTTATCAATGACAACGCCGAGAACACTCGCACGCTCATCGCGCCGCAAACCTCCTTTGCCCGCCAAGACTGGGGCTGGACGCGCGATGAACCCGCGCAGCCTCTGGTAGAAACTCCCCTGGCATTTCGCGATGCCATTCCGCTGATTCCGTCCGAAGCCATTCGCGGTCTAGATGGAATCATGGATATTTTGCGCTACGACCCCACCGAAGGTGCGAAAGCCCTGCAGCGCTTAGGCATCGGCGCGGTGCTCTACCGCCACGACTTAGATAATTCCTTTACCGAATTCGACCCGCACGAACTCCCCGGGCACGTACATACCTTCGGCGAAGTCGACGTGGTGCTGTTGGATAAGCAGCCTGACATGCTGATCTCCGATGATGAACCTGTCACCGTAGCCGGCGGCGGTGAAGTCCTCGCCTTGCTGGATATGCTGGGCACGCCAGGCCCACGCAGGTTGGTCGAAGAAAACGCGGAGATTGTCACCGATACTCCCGCTCTGGTGGATAGAAACTTCGGAACCCTAGACGGCGCCGCCAGCGCGCAGATGGCACCGGAGGATCCCACAACGTCGAATAACGCCGCGCGCGATTATCCCAGCGCGGGGCCTTTGACCACAGTCGACGAAGGCGCGGTGCACCTATCCGCGGAATCTTCCGCCAGCGATGCCTCTGCGTTTGGCGGTGCGAACCCGGCGCGCTCACTGACTGCGGCAAGTGACGGCAACCCCGAGACCGCCTGGTGGCCTGCGCCCGGGCACACCGGTTGGGTGGAGCTGGAAGGCGAATTTCCGACGCCGTCGATTACGCTAACCGCCACCGAGGACACGGAAGTCATTATCCACGGCGCCGATGGCGCGAATGTGAAAGTGTCGCTGAAGGCGGATACCCCGCGCACGATTGCAGTGCCGGGTGGGCCGACCACGCAGATTCGTGTGGAGTTGACCAAACGGGTGGGCATCGCGGAAATCGCTGAGGCATCGCGCGTGGTGAAAGTGCCAGATACCTCGCCGAATGTGCAGCAATTTATCTTCCAACGGCTATTTCTGGATACCGGGATCATCATCCGCGAATTCACCGCGCCGCGGGGGATGACGGTGACCTTGGATGCGGACAGAGCAGAAGTGCTTATCGATGACACCCTCTATTCCCCCGGCGACACGCTGACCTTAGACAAAGGCACACACCGGCTCGAAACCCGGGCGCAATGGGTCAGCTTGAGTGCTTCCCCACCGCACTCCGAATATGCGGCGACTGGCAACGAGATTGCCGCAGCCGATCACGAGCGGATTTTGAATACCGGCCGGGCGTTTAATGCTGGTCTGCGCGGCTTTATTGGGGATGTGGAAGTAGACGCCGTGGAAGTGGATGCGGCCAGCCAAGCTTTTGTCATTCCCGCCGGTGTTGAAGGAACCTTCCGCATGGAGCATGAGGCCAATGGGCTCTACCGCGCCTGGTTGATTATTGGCGGCGCAGTCGGCATTGCCACGGCCATGGCGTGCGCGTGGACGGGACGGTTGCGCGGTGAGCCCGCTCACCTAGACATGGCGCGCCCGTGGCTTTTGGGCATGGTGGTTCTAACCGCCATCAATTGGGTCTTTGGGCTGGTTGCCGTGGCCATGTGGGCGGTTGTCCGCTGGACTAATTTCAAACCGGAGTATCTCAGTCCCGCGCTGATGTTGATGACGGGGGCGATGTTGGCGAGGGCGCCGTGGCCATCGGAAAGCTATGCCGGTGACTCGGTCTTCGTTGGGGCTTTAGCTGCCGCGGCGGTTGCGTGCCTTTTCTTGCCGCGGAAATAA
- a CDS encoding acyltransferase family protein, with amino-acid sequence MITISTVPQHLPALDGIRAVASLGIVVTHVSFQTGTDWAVAERFDYFVAVFFALSAFVLWRRPVNPTYYRNRAARIVPAYLVCVVAVILLYPDARSMDIWQILTNLTLTQIYIPDGLAPGLTHLWSLCVEVAFYLALPAIALSLRGLTHNRRVAVIIGAAALSFAWPWLPFVAAFDGDGINFQIWPPSYIPWFAIGMLAAEYEGRVHITSKIRPVAWVVAAVIMWLASREWFGPQGLVHPEPGEFNRRILAGACFAACLVVPYALGGPSKVLESKTWQFLGKISYSIFLWHVAILGLMFPLTGISVFSGHFLLIFILTVAFTIAVSYACYELVEEPARFYFRGKKRHATAAAAKAPTKTESPA; translated from the coding sequence GTGATAACGATTAGTACTGTACCGCAGCACCTGCCCGCCCTAGACGGTATCCGCGCGGTAGCCTCACTCGGGATTGTTGTCACCCACGTTTCCTTCCAAACCGGCACCGATTGGGCCGTCGCCGAACGTTTCGATTACTTCGTCGCCGTCTTCTTCGCCCTGTCCGCCTTTGTCCTCTGGCGCCGCCCGGTCAATCCCACCTATTACCGCAACCGCGCAGCTCGCATCGTCCCCGCGTATCTCGTGTGTGTCGTGGCAGTGATTTTGCTCTACCCCGATGCCCGCAGCATGGATATCTGGCAAATCCTGACCAACCTCACCTTGACACAGATCTACATCCCCGATGGCCTTGCTCCGGGGCTCACGCACCTCTGGTCGCTGTGCGTCGAGGTTGCTTTCTACCTGGCGCTTCCCGCGATAGCCCTAAGCCTGCGCGGTCTGACGCACAACCGCCGCGTCGCGGTGATTATCGGCGCTGCCGCGTTATCTTTTGCCTGGCCCTGGCTGCCCTTTGTCGCCGCCTTCGATGGCGACGGCATCAACTTCCAGATTTGGCCGCCGTCTTATATCCCGTGGTTTGCCATCGGCATGCTGGCCGCCGAATACGAAGGCCGCGTGCACATAACCTCCAAAATTCGCCCCGTCGCCTGGGTTGTTGCCGCCGTGATCATGTGGCTGGCCTCGCGCGAATGGTTCGGACCCCAGGGACTCGTGCATCCGGAGCCCGGGGAGTTCAACCGCCGCATTCTCGCTGGTGCTTGCTTTGCCGCGTGCCTCGTCGTGCCTTATGCCCTGGGTGGGCCGTCGAAGGTTTTGGAAAGTAAAACCTGGCAATTTCTCGGCAAGATTTCCTATTCCATCTTCCTATGGCACGTCGCGATTTTGGGGCTGATGTTCCCGCTAACCGGAATCTCGGTGTTTTCCGGGCACTTCCTGCTGATTTTCATTCTCACCGTCGCATTTACCATCGCGGTGAGCTACGCCTGCTACGAGCTGGTGGAGGAGCCCGCGCGCTTTTATTTCCGCGGCAAGAAAAGGCACGCAACCGCCGCGGCAGCTAAAGCCCCAACGAAGACCGAGTCACCGGCATAG